In Populus trichocarpa isolate Nisqually-1 chromosome 7, P.trichocarpa_v4.1, whole genome shotgun sequence, the following proteins share a genomic window:
- the LOC7491780 gene encoding pentatricopeptide repeat-containing protein At3g18110, chloroplastic isoform X1 codes for MSGSMECSGVLAFLPSTPSKVCKSTSLSCSLHQSAPSTATTELKNNSTDCSDNAPQKFSYSRASPSVRWPQLKLNETYHSSPQTQFTEMSKDGILNHSSLDQLTEMSKDEILDVGSFELSDDDDDDGSQEEKLRWRKSRTRVKKMNKLALKRAKDWRERVKYLTDRILGLTQDQFVADVLDDRKVQMTPTDLCFVVKSVGQESWHRALEVYEWLNLRHWYSPNARMLSTILSVLGKANQEALAVEVFMRAEPSAGNTVQVYNAMMGVYARRGRFNKVQELLDLMRERGCKPDLVSFNTLINARLKAGAMMPNLAIELLNEVRRSGLRPDTITYNTLISACSRASNLEEAAKVFDDMEAHHCQPDLWTYNAMISVYGRCGLSGKAEQLFNDLESRGFFPDAVSYNSLLYAFAREGNVEKVKEIWEEMVKIGFGKDEMTYNTMIHMYGKQGQNELALQLYRDMQSSGRNPDAVTYTVLIDSLGKTNKIAEAAGVMSEMLNTGVKPTLKTYSALICGYAKAGKPVEAEETFDCMLRSGIRPDHLAYSVMLDIHLRFNEPKRAMTLYKEMLHDGITLDHSLYELMLRTLRKVNKVEDIGRVIRDMEEICGMNTQTISSILVKGECYDEAAKMLRRAISDHFEIDRENLLSILSSYSSSGRHAEALDLLEFLKEHSPRSSQMITEALVVMLCKAQQLDAALKEYSNNRELGFTGSFTMFESLIQCCLENELITEASQVFSDMRFCGIKASESLYESMVLLYCKMGFPETAHHLIDFAESDGILLNNISLYVNVIEAYGRLKLWQKAESVAGNLRQRCITVDRKVWNALIEAYAASGCYERARAIFNTMMRDGPSPTVDTINGLLQALIVDGRLDELYVVVQELQDMGFKISKSSILLMLDAFARAGNIFEVKKIYHGMKAAGYFPTMHLYRVMARLLSRGKQVRDVEAMLSEMEEAGFKPDLSIWNSVLKMYVAIEDFRKTIQVYQRIKEDGLEPDEDTYNTLIVMYCRDHRPEEGFSLMHEMRVAGLEPKLDTYKSLVASFGKQQLVEQAEELFEELQSKGCKLDRSFYHTMMKIYRNSGSHSKAERLFSMMKDAGVEPTIATMHLLMVSYGSSGQPQEAEKVLSNLKETGSNLSTLPYSSVIDAYLRNGDYNIGIQKLIQMKKEGLEPDHRIWTCFIRAASLSRRTSEAIVLLNALQDAGFDLPIRLLTEKPESLVSALDRCLEMLETLEDNAAFNFVNALEDLLWAFELRATASWVFQLAIKKRIYRHDVFRVADKNWGADFRKLSGGAALVGLTLWLDHMQDASLQGCPESPKSVVLITGTAEYNMVSLDSTLKACLWEMGSPFLPCKSRSGLLIAKAHSLRMWLKDSPFCLDLELKNAPSLPESNSMQLIEGCFIRSGLVPAFKEINEKVGFVRPKKFAKFALLSDDRREKAIQAFIEGGKEKKEKMKKRGELGKKRNIKVMLRKRKFTRQAMPSNRGRIA; via the exons ATGAGTGGAAGCATGGAGTGCAGTGGAGTGCTGGCTTTTCTACCATCAACACCTTCAAAGGTATGCAAAAGCACCTCTCTTTCTTGCTCTTTGCATCAATCTGCACCCTCTACTGCCACTACTGAACTTAAAAACAACAGTACTGATTGTAGTGATAATGCTCCACAAAAATTTAGTTATAGCAGAGCTTCACCGTCAGTCAGATGGCCTCAACTTAAACTGAATGAAACCTATCATTCTTCTCCACAAACCCAATTCACTGAAATGTCTAAAGATGGAATCTTGAATCATTCATCACTTGATCAATTGACTGAAATGTCTAAAGATGAAATCTTGGATGTGGGCTCTTTCGAACtgagtgatgatgatgatgatgatgggagTCAAGAAGAAAAGTTGAGGTGGAGGAAAAGTAGGACTAGAgttaagaaaatgaataaattagcACTTAAGAGGGCTAAAGACTGGAGGGAGAGGGTGAAATATTTGACTGATAGGATTTTAGGATTGACACAAGACCAGTTTGTGGCTGATGTTCTTGATGATAGGAAAGTGCAGATGACACCAACTGATCTTTGTTTTGTGGTTAAGTCTGTGGGCCAAGAAAGCTGGCACCGGGCGTTGGAGGTCTATGAGTGGTTGAATTTGCGCCATTGGTATTCCCCCAATGCGCGGATGCTATCCACAATTTTGTCTGTTCTGGGAAAGGCCAATCAAGAGGCATTGGCCGTGGAAGTATTTATGAGGGCTGAACCTTCAGCTGGGAATACTGTGCAAGTTTATAATGCCATGATGGGTGTATATGCGCGGCGTGGTAGGTTTAATAAGGTCCAAGAACTACTTGATTTGATGCGTGAAAGAGGGTGCAAGCCAGACCTTGTAAGTTTCAATACATTGATAAATGCTCGATTGAAAGCTGGTGCAATGATGCCTAATTTGGCTATTGAGCTCTTAAATGAAGTGAGAAGATCTGGGCTTAGACCAGATACAATTACTTATAATACTCTTATCAGCGCTTGTTCACGGGCATCGAATTTGGAGGAGGCTGCTAAGGTTTTTGATGATATGGAGGCACATCATTGCCAACCTGATCTTTGGACTTACAATGCCATGATTTCAGTTTATGGAAGATGTGGACTGTCTGGCAAAGCGGAGCAGCTTTTTAATGACTTGGAGTCAAGAGGGTTTTTTCCAGATGCTGTGAGTTATAACTCATTGTTGTATGCTTTTGCAAGAGAAGGGAATGTGGAGAAAGTGAAAGAGATTTGGGAGGAAATGGTGAAAATAGGGTTTGGCAAAGATGAGATGACGTATAACACTATGATCCACATGTATGGGAAGCAAGGTCAGAATGAACTAGCACTACAACTTTACAGGGACATGCAGTCATCAGGCAGGAATCCTGATGCAGTTACATATACTGTTTTAATTGATTCGTTGGGGAAGACAAACAAAATAGCGGAGGCTGCAGGTGTGATGTCAGAGATGCTGAACACTGGAGTTAAACCTACCTTGAAGACATACAGTGCTTTGATTTGTGGGTACGCCAAGGCTGGGAAACCAGTGGAGGCTGAAGAGACTTTCGATTGCATGCTCAGGTCTGGAATTAGACCTGACCATCTAGCATACTCGGTTATGCTGGACATCCATCTAAGATTTAATGAGCCAAAGAGGGCAATGACTTTGTACAAGGAAATGCTTCATGATGGTATCACACTGGATCATTCCCTTTATGAGTTGATGCTACGAACTCTTAGGAAGGTAAACAAAGTGGAAGATATTGGAAGAGTTATCAGAGATATGGAAGAAATATGTGGCATGAACACACAAACTATTTCTTCTATTCTTGTCAAGGGTGAATGCTATGATGAAGCTGCAAAAATGCTGAGACGGGCAATCAGCGATCACTTTGAAATAGACCGTGAGAATTTGTTGTCTATTTTGAGTTCATATAGTTCATCTGGGAGGCACGCTGAGGCACTTGACTTGCTTGAATTCTTGAAAGAACATTCTCCCAGGTCCAGTCAAATGATTACTGAAGCTTTGGTTGTTATGCTTTGCAAGGCTCAGCAGTTGGATGCTGCTTTAAAGGAATACAGTAATAATAGAGAACTTGGTTTTACTGGGAGTTTTACCATGTTTGAATCCTTGATTCAATGCTGTTTAGAAAATGAACTCATTACTGAAGCTTCTCAGGTTTTTTCTGACATGAGGTTCTGTGGCATCAAAGCATCTGAATCTCTCTATGAAAGCATGGTGCTTTTGTATTGTAAAATGGGGTTCCCTGAAACAGCCCATCATCTAATTGATTTTGCAGAATCAGATGGcatattattgaataatatatcCCTTTATGTCAATGTGATTGAGGCATATGGAAGATTGAAGCTATGGCAGAAAGCAGAGAGTGTAGCGGGGAATTTGAGACAAAGGTGCATCACTGTGGACCGTAAAGTCTGGAATGCTTTAATTGAAGCTTATGCTGCAAGTGGCTGTTATGAGCGAGCCAGGGCTATTTTTAATACGATGATGAGAGATGGCCCTTCTCCAACTGTAGATACCATTAATGGTCTCTTGCAGGCTCTGATTGTTGATGGAAGATTGGATGAGCTTTACGTGGTAGTTCAGGAGTTGCAGGATATGGGTTTTAAAATAAGCAAAAGTTCTATTCTTTTAATGCTCGATGCATTTGCAAGGGCTGGGAACATATTTGAAGTGAAGAAAATATACCATGGAATGAAGGCTGCGGGTTATTTTCCTACCATGCATCTTTACAGGGTAATGGCTCGGCTGTTAAGCAGGGGAAAACAGGTAAGGGATGTTGAAGCCATGCTTTCTGAGATGGAAGAAGCAGGATTCAAGCCTGATCTTTCTATATGGAATTCTGTGCTCAAGATGTATGTGGCAATTGAAGATTTTAGGAAGACAATTCAAGTTTACCAAAGGATCAAGGAGGATGGGCTGGAGCCAGATGAGGACACTTACAACACATTAATTGTGATGTATTGCAGAGATCATAGACCAGAGGAAGGTTTCTCACTGATGCATGAAATGAGAGTGGCAGGATTGGAGCCTAAATTGGATACCTACAAAAGCTTGGTTGCATCATTTGGCAAGCAGCAGTTGGTGGAGCAAGCAGAGGAGCTTTTCGAGGAGTTACAGTCAAAGGGATGTAAACTAGATCGCTCCTTTTATCATACAatgatgaaaatatatagaaattctGGAAGTCATTCTAAAGCTGAAAGACTGTTTAGCATGATGAAAGATGCAGGAGTGGAACCCACTATTGCCACAATGCATTTGCTTATGGTCTCCTATGGCAGCTCTGGACAGCCTCAGGAGGCTGAAAAGGTTCTTTCTAATTTGAAAGAAACAGGTTCAAATCTCAGTACGCTACCCTATAGTTCTGTTATTGATGCTTATCTCAGAAATGGAGATTACAACATCGGAATTCAGAAATTGATACAGATGAAGAAAGAGGGTCTGGAACCAGATCACAGAATATGGACATGCTTTATTAGGGCTGCAAGTTTGTCCCGGCGCACAAGTGAGGCCATTGTCCTTCTAAATGCTCTCCAAGATGCTGGATTTGATCTTCCAATCAG GCTTCTAACAGAAAAACCTGAATCATTAGTTTCAGCACTGGACCGGTGCCTTGAGATGCTAGAAACCCTGGAAGACAATGCTGCCTTTAACTTTGTCAATGCATTAGAAGATTTGTTGTGGGCATTTGAACTTCGAGCCACTGCTTCATGGGTTTTTCAGTTGGCCATCAAGAAGAGAATATATCGTCATGATGTGTTCAG GGTAGCTGACAAGAACTGGGGAGCTGATTTTAGAAAGCTGTCAGGTGGCGCAGCTCTTGTTGGTCTTACTTTATGGCTTGACCACATGCAG GACGCATCCTTGCAGGGATGTCCAGAATCTCCAAAATCAGTTGTTCTGATAACTGGGACAGCTGAATACAACATGGTGTCCCTTGACAGCACACTGAAGGCGTGCCTTTGGGAGATGGGTTCCCCATTTCTTCCTTGTAAAAGTCGGAGTGGGCTCCTTATAGCCAAGGCCCACTCCCTCAGGATGTGGTTAAAGGACTCTCCTTTCTGCCTGGACCTCGAGTTAAAAAATGCCCCATCTCTCCCGGAATCAAACTCAATGCAGCTAATAGAAGGATGCTTCATAAGGAGCGGTCTTGTTCCTGCATTTAAGGAGATAAATGAGAAGGTTGGGTTTGTGAGACCAAAGAAATTTGCTAAGTTTGCTTTACTATCAGATGACAGAAGAGAAAAGGCCATTCAAGCATTTATAGAGGgtgggaaagaaaagaaggaaaagatgaagaagagggGAGAGCTTGGTAAGAAAAGGAATATCAAGGTCATGCTCAGAAAAAGGAAGTTTACTCGGCAAGCCATGCCATCAAACAGGGGGAGAATAGCATag
- the LOC7491780 gene encoding pentatricopeptide repeat-containing protein At3g18110, chloroplastic isoform X2, with amino-acid sequence MSGSMECSGVLAFLPSTPSKVCKSTSLSCSLHQSAPSTATTELKNNSTDCSDNAPQKFSYSRASPSVRWPQLKLNETYHSSPQTQFTEMSKDGILNHSSLDQLTEMSKDEILDVGSFELSDDDDDDGSQEEKLRWRKSRTRVKKMNKLALKRAKDWRERVKYLTDRILGLTQDQFVADVLDDRKVQMTPTDLCFVVKSVGQESWHRALEVYEWLNLRHWYSPNARMLSTILSVLGKANQEALAVEVFMRAEPSAGNTVQVYNAMMGVYARRGRFNKVQELLDLMRERGCKPDLVSFNTLINARLKAGAMMPNLAIELLNEVRRSGLRPDTITYNTLISACSRASNLEEAAKVFDDMEAHHCQPDLWTYNAMISVYGRCGLSGKAEQLFNDLESRGFFPDAVSYNSLLYAFAREGNVEKVKEIWEEMVKIGFGKDEMTYNTMIHMYGKQGQNELALQLYRDMQSSGRNPDAVTYTVLIDSLGKTNKIAEAAGVMSEMLNTGVKPTLKTYSALICGYAKAGKPVEAEETFDCMLRSGIRPDHLAYSVMLDIHLRFNEPKRAMTLYKEMLHDGITLDHSLYELMLRTLRKVNKVEDIGRVIRDMEEICGMNTQTISSILVKGECYDEAAKMLRRAISDHFEIDRENLLSILSSYSSSGRHAEALDLLEFLKEHSPRSSQMITEALVVMLCKAQQLDAALKEYSNNRELGFTGSFTMFESLIQCCLENELITEASQVFSDMRFCGIKASESLYESMVLLYCKMGFPETAHHLIDFAESDGILLNNISLYVNVIEAYGRLKLWQKAESVAGNLRQRCITVDRKVWNALIEAYAASGCYERARAIFNTMMRDGPSPTVDTINGLLQALIVDGRLDELYVVVQELQDMGFKISKSSILLMLDAFARAGNIFEVKKIYHGMKAAGYFPTMHLYRVMARLLSRGKQVRDVEAMLSEMEEAGFKPDLSIWNSVLKMYVAIEDFRKTIQVYQRIKEDGLEPDEDTYNTLIVMYCRDHRPEEGFSLMHEMRVAGLEPKLDTYKSLVASFGKQQLVEQAEELFEELQSKGCKLDRSFYHTMMKIYRNSGSHSKAERLFSMMKDAGVEPTIATMHLLMVSYGSSGQPQEAEKVLSNLKETGSNLSTLPYSSVIDAYLRNGDYNIGIQKLIQMKKEGLEPDHRIWTCFIRAASLSRRTSEAIVLLNALQDAGFDLPIRLLTEKPESLVSALDRCLEMLETLEDNAAFNFVNALEDLLWAFELRATASWVFQLAIKKRIYRHDVFS; translated from the exons ATGAGTGGAAGCATGGAGTGCAGTGGAGTGCTGGCTTTTCTACCATCAACACCTTCAAAGGTATGCAAAAGCACCTCTCTTTCTTGCTCTTTGCATCAATCTGCACCCTCTACTGCCACTACTGAACTTAAAAACAACAGTACTGATTGTAGTGATAATGCTCCACAAAAATTTAGTTATAGCAGAGCTTCACCGTCAGTCAGATGGCCTCAACTTAAACTGAATGAAACCTATCATTCTTCTCCACAAACCCAATTCACTGAAATGTCTAAAGATGGAATCTTGAATCATTCATCACTTGATCAATTGACTGAAATGTCTAAAGATGAAATCTTGGATGTGGGCTCTTTCGAACtgagtgatgatgatgatgatgatgggagTCAAGAAGAAAAGTTGAGGTGGAGGAAAAGTAGGACTAGAgttaagaaaatgaataaattagcACTTAAGAGGGCTAAAGACTGGAGGGAGAGGGTGAAATATTTGACTGATAGGATTTTAGGATTGACACAAGACCAGTTTGTGGCTGATGTTCTTGATGATAGGAAAGTGCAGATGACACCAACTGATCTTTGTTTTGTGGTTAAGTCTGTGGGCCAAGAAAGCTGGCACCGGGCGTTGGAGGTCTATGAGTGGTTGAATTTGCGCCATTGGTATTCCCCCAATGCGCGGATGCTATCCACAATTTTGTCTGTTCTGGGAAAGGCCAATCAAGAGGCATTGGCCGTGGAAGTATTTATGAGGGCTGAACCTTCAGCTGGGAATACTGTGCAAGTTTATAATGCCATGATGGGTGTATATGCGCGGCGTGGTAGGTTTAATAAGGTCCAAGAACTACTTGATTTGATGCGTGAAAGAGGGTGCAAGCCAGACCTTGTAAGTTTCAATACATTGATAAATGCTCGATTGAAAGCTGGTGCAATGATGCCTAATTTGGCTATTGAGCTCTTAAATGAAGTGAGAAGATCTGGGCTTAGACCAGATACAATTACTTATAATACTCTTATCAGCGCTTGTTCACGGGCATCGAATTTGGAGGAGGCTGCTAAGGTTTTTGATGATATGGAGGCACATCATTGCCAACCTGATCTTTGGACTTACAATGCCATGATTTCAGTTTATGGAAGATGTGGACTGTCTGGCAAAGCGGAGCAGCTTTTTAATGACTTGGAGTCAAGAGGGTTTTTTCCAGATGCTGTGAGTTATAACTCATTGTTGTATGCTTTTGCAAGAGAAGGGAATGTGGAGAAAGTGAAAGAGATTTGGGAGGAAATGGTGAAAATAGGGTTTGGCAAAGATGAGATGACGTATAACACTATGATCCACATGTATGGGAAGCAAGGTCAGAATGAACTAGCACTACAACTTTACAGGGACATGCAGTCATCAGGCAGGAATCCTGATGCAGTTACATATACTGTTTTAATTGATTCGTTGGGGAAGACAAACAAAATAGCGGAGGCTGCAGGTGTGATGTCAGAGATGCTGAACACTGGAGTTAAACCTACCTTGAAGACATACAGTGCTTTGATTTGTGGGTACGCCAAGGCTGGGAAACCAGTGGAGGCTGAAGAGACTTTCGATTGCATGCTCAGGTCTGGAATTAGACCTGACCATCTAGCATACTCGGTTATGCTGGACATCCATCTAAGATTTAATGAGCCAAAGAGGGCAATGACTTTGTACAAGGAAATGCTTCATGATGGTATCACACTGGATCATTCCCTTTATGAGTTGATGCTACGAACTCTTAGGAAGGTAAACAAAGTGGAAGATATTGGAAGAGTTATCAGAGATATGGAAGAAATATGTGGCATGAACACACAAACTATTTCTTCTATTCTTGTCAAGGGTGAATGCTATGATGAAGCTGCAAAAATGCTGAGACGGGCAATCAGCGATCACTTTGAAATAGACCGTGAGAATTTGTTGTCTATTTTGAGTTCATATAGTTCATCTGGGAGGCACGCTGAGGCACTTGACTTGCTTGAATTCTTGAAAGAACATTCTCCCAGGTCCAGTCAAATGATTACTGAAGCTTTGGTTGTTATGCTTTGCAAGGCTCAGCAGTTGGATGCTGCTTTAAAGGAATACAGTAATAATAGAGAACTTGGTTTTACTGGGAGTTTTACCATGTTTGAATCCTTGATTCAATGCTGTTTAGAAAATGAACTCATTACTGAAGCTTCTCAGGTTTTTTCTGACATGAGGTTCTGTGGCATCAAAGCATCTGAATCTCTCTATGAAAGCATGGTGCTTTTGTATTGTAAAATGGGGTTCCCTGAAACAGCCCATCATCTAATTGATTTTGCAGAATCAGATGGcatattattgaataatatatcCCTTTATGTCAATGTGATTGAGGCATATGGAAGATTGAAGCTATGGCAGAAAGCAGAGAGTGTAGCGGGGAATTTGAGACAAAGGTGCATCACTGTGGACCGTAAAGTCTGGAATGCTTTAATTGAAGCTTATGCTGCAAGTGGCTGTTATGAGCGAGCCAGGGCTATTTTTAATACGATGATGAGAGATGGCCCTTCTCCAACTGTAGATACCATTAATGGTCTCTTGCAGGCTCTGATTGTTGATGGAAGATTGGATGAGCTTTACGTGGTAGTTCAGGAGTTGCAGGATATGGGTTTTAAAATAAGCAAAAGTTCTATTCTTTTAATGCTCGATGCATTTGCAAGGGCTGGGAACATATTTGAAGTGAAGAAAATATACCATGGAATGAAGGCTGCGGGTTATTTTCCTACCATGCATCTTTACAGGGTAATGGCTCGGCTGTTAAGCAGGGGAAAACAGGTAAGGGATGTTGAAGCCATGCTTTCTGAGATGGAAGAAGCAGGATTCAAGCCTGATCTTTCTATATGGAATTCTGTGCTCAAGATGTATGTGGCAATTGAAGATTTTAGGAAGACAATTCAAGTTTACCAAAGGATCAAGGAGGATGGGCTGGAGCCAGATGAGGACACTTACAACACATTAATTGTGATGTATTGCAGAGATCATAGACCAGAGGAAGGTTTCTCACTGATGCATGAAATGAGAGTGGCAGGATTGGAGCCTAAATTGGATACCTACAAAAGCTTGGTTGCATCATTTGGCAAGCAGCAGTTGGTGGAGCAAGCAGAGGAGCTTTTCGAGGAGTTACAGTCAAAGGGATGTAAACTAGATCGCTCCTTTTATCATACAatgatgaaaatatatagaaattctGGAAGTCATTCTAAAGCTGAAAGACTGTTTAGCATGATGAAAGATGCAGGAGTGGAACCCACTATTGCCACAATGCATTTGCTTATGGTCTCCTATGGCAGCTCTGGACAGCCTCAGGAGGCTGAAAAGGTTCTTTCTAATTTGAAAGAAACAGGTTCAAATCTCAGTACGCTACCCTATAGTTCTGTTATTGATGCTTATCTCAGAAATGGAGATTACAACATCGGAATTCAGAAATTGATACAGATGAAGAAAGAGGGTCTGGAACCAGATCACAGAATATGGACATGCTTTATTAGGGCTGCAAGTTTGTCCCGGCGCACAAGTGAGGCCATTGTCCTTCTAAATGCTCTCCAAGATGCTGGATTTGATCTTCCAATCAG GCTTCTAACAGAAAAACCTGAATCATTAGTTTCAGCACTGGACCGGTGCCTTGAGATGCTAGAAACCCTGGAAGACAATGCTGCCTTTAACTTTGTCAATGCATTAGAAGATTTGTTGTGGGCATTTGAACTTCGAGCCACTGCTTCATGGGTTTTTCAGTTGGCCATCAAGAAGAGAATATATCGTCATGATGTGTTCAG CTGA